The following is a genomic window from Ptiloglossa arizonensis isolate GNS036 chromosome 11, iyPtiAriz1_principal, whole genome shotgun sequence.
TCGTCGTGCACCGCTTCGTTGATCCTGGTCTCGATGCCGACGTTGTCCGCGGGAGCCACGTCGGGCATCTTAGCCCGCGAATTCCGTGATTGGATGCTCCACACACAGATACACAGTTGTGAACTTTGCAGTACTCCCGGCTGTTTGTTAGAACGACGCCGCAATAGAGTTGTGCACCTCCAGAATTGGCGAGCGTCCCAGGAAAAGAacaagtttctcttttcacctCGCCTCTTATCACCCAGTCACTATACACTAGAAGGTTTCGCGACACCTCGATCGCCGACCACGCGACGTTGCTGCGCGCACATACAACCGCGAAAAGTGCAAGCCAACCCCGAACGTAATCGACACATTCAACACTCTACGTCGCTCGTACGACGTACGTGCATGTTCAGTTTCCCGACGTGCAACGGGGCTCCGTACGGTGGATGGATGGATGTGTAGATGGATACTTCCTTCTCTCTCGTTGATCGAGATTCTCGATCCGGCAGGACTGCCAACTATTGCGCGTTAATAACCTTTCACGATgctcattttattttaataattctgcAATTTTACAATTAACCATCGGTATTTTTGCTAATTTTCTATTGAAAGGGTAGTACCAAGTGAAACTGTTGATTTTAAGCAATACTCTGTCATTGATCGACGCAAAAAATAAGACCAATATAAAATCGAAGGTTATAAGGATCAAAATTTTACGTATACAACTTTCCATACGTTTCACGATTTGTCCTTTCAAAATGATTATTGGTAAATGTGcgcatattaatattttatactcgAACCCAACGATCATGTTCAGTTTTACGTGTATTTATAATTATAGAAAATGTAACACAATCATTATATATTGTAATGAATAATGTAAGGATTTCACACAATAAGCAAGTTATTAAATGAAacctgtatttatttatttattcatataaGTTATTGCTGTATATAAGAAGAAATTGTTTTATGTTTGCGAGATAATAAAAGGTACAATTTAATACAGCATACATAAACAAGATTACAAAATGTGATAAATTTTAATGGTAACATTCTTACGTTTTTTTAACGACATTACGATATAGAGTAATGATCGAATTGTAAGACAACGCGGTACAAAAGCAAACCAAATTGCGAAGTTGTAATAAACGATATATTTAGATTTTTCACATTTAATGATTTTCATAAGACACCGATATTTGCATAAAGGAAAGTTTGGATATTCGTTCTTTATGACGATTAAGAAAAATcagatatattatatatgtacaaaCTTATACTCTGCATATTTGCTGTAGCAAATATTTGAATGCATTAAATTATGAACTATTTCGTTTTAAGTACATTTTTCAATCAGAAATGTACAGGCTTTATTTCATTATTGTAATTTGTATTCAAAGAAGTGGAgatttattaaaactttttaaaaaaGGCTGgcaagaaaattattttgtatatagggaaaaataaaatgaTGTGTTGAAAAGACAACTTCGAAATGCACTGTAGCGATGCTCATATTTCTTCTGCAACAGTTGGGTTTAGTGTGTCGCCGGGCGGGTAAGCGTAATATCGACAATATTTTCCGCCAGGGGCGCTAAAGATTTGCGACACGTTTACCATTCGTTTCCGGTTTATGTCGTAGTTGAACGACGTTGTtcattttccgttatacgttcctttGCACGCGATAAGTGTTTATACGTGTAAGTTGTATGCGTTACATTAAGGTATTTTCCGTGCGATATGCAATATAGTAGCGCGGGGCACGACAAATATTATAAGTCCTGTGATTGTAACGATACCGGAAGTCCTGTAGTTTTGTTATTAATACGTACATTCGCAGTTCACAGAAATGGCGACCGCTGTTCCGTCGAGATTCGCGGTGCTCAGCATCGAAGACGATGACTGTAAGCCGAAGAAAACTCAGAAGAACGTTGCCCCCGGTAAGATGAATCAAAAAGCCAAAAACGACAAACcgaagcaacagcaacagccgAAGAAGGATGAcaagaaaaaacaaaacaagGTATGACGCGTGTAGTCTTTGttgttttttgttgtttttgatTAGCCGGTAAACGTCATAGCACTTACAAATACACTGGCGGGAATGTTCTGTGTGTACTTTAGACGACTAATTTTGATTCTTGATGGTCATGATAAATGTCAAATCATTTTTAGATGTTGAAATtgatttcaataatattttaaacactGAAAATTTGCTGtgacaataaataaaaattttcaaagtactTGTGGAATGACATTTTTACTTGTATTTTATTACATTGATCCATAATTGATTTTCCAATTtgtagggaaaaaagaaaaagactaacaataataataataatgaaaatcagCAATGGGAGCAGTGGAAACAAAAAGATACTAtggtaacgtataaattatttttgtatttttaccaaGTTTATTTGGCAGTagctttgtaaataattttgtttctaatGAAATTGTTTTACATTGGATATTTATGCAATGACTCCCACCGAATTATCTATAATAAGGACAGCACAGGCTTGAATAATAAGTGTGAAAATCATAGCTTAGtttcaaatataaattgttaaatCTAAGGTTTTGTTTCAGTAGTGACATATTTATATGTGTTGTGTGTTATCACGTCCAATTGTGATTTCCTTAAGGCTGTCGAGGAAACGTTTGAGCAAGAGTTGCATCAAGCCATCCTACTGTCAAAGCTGGCTTATGAAGAGCAACTAGTAAGCGCAGCAAAGTCAGAAAAAGAGCAAGAACCTAATAAGAAATCGCGGAAAAAATCAAAAAAGGCTACTATGTCGTTGGAGGAATTCAACAACATGGGATCGAACACTGTTCAAAATACAGTTTTACCTTCTGACTGTGGAGATGTTAAATCAAAAGGTAACACATTGTAACATTTACTTATCGTCGCGAGTCTTTTACAAAGGAAACACACGAAACAAAATAATACGATGATTAATTAATAAGAATTTTGTAGAATTAGATGCAGAATTTTTTGAAAGGGtcgaaaaggaaacaaaagaagaaataacaaaGGGGAAAGAAAAAGATATGTTGAAAGCGAGACTAAAAAAAATCGATGACGATATTACATCTGCCCAACTAAAggtagaagtggagaaacgagacgaaattaTTAATCAATTGAGAACACAGGTTGACAGTTTGAAAGAAGAACTAACACAAGTCaaagagagaaataaaaagCTTTATCAAATATTATCTCATGGAGAAAGTAAGTCGATATTGCTTCGTTAGTAACAATGTTCTACCACTGTAAACGTAATTTATAGCGTTATTTCTATCTTTTAGTGAAGGATAAAGCATCAGTATTAGCAGAAGTAGCAAAATTACAAGAAATACGAGATGAATTAACATCAGAAGTTACGTCTTTGCATGCACAATTGGAACAAGAAAGGTCCAAAACACGTATATCTACCACAGATGTTAAACCCTTTAAACAAACTGtaagatttttttttagaattaaattgtacatttgtATAATTTCTCTCATACAATTGCTTAGTAACatacaaatatttactttttaGAATAAGAAGAGGCCCGCTAGTGAAAATGCCTAAGctacaaaataattttgttgaacgtaaaatattgaaacattgTGATCTACAAAGTTTAATTTACTGCTATTGATTATTCTATTAATCAGTTAACAGTCACAAGACTGATGTGTAATTATTAAAACGTAAGATCTCATGGCAATGTATCTCGTATTCAAcatctaaaaatattttaaattttttgaTGTAAACATTTTTAGTTACATAGAAGGTTATTTAACATAAATATAGCcatattcatatttttctatACTGTGCATTTTCGTTTCTAATTCAAATCGGTTCATTACGATATGCCTTTACAATATGTGCAAGCTGTTCTTTTTTATCCAAACTCTTCTGCACAATAATCATTGAATCTGTATAAATAAATGTTGCAGTAAAGTTTAAATATAAAACTTCTGCAATATTACTTCCAACATAAAAACTTGGCAATGTGTATTATACGCAGTATCATTATCTTCCAAATTTTGTGAGAACATACATCAGTGAGTACAATACACATTAtctgaaatattttgtaataaaagtaTTCTACAATATAATTGTTGACGTTAATAATTTCCTTAATATTCTGTTAAATTTGTTAGTggaattaatatattttgaaagatctattatatattttagaaaTACCGATGTTTCGTCGCGTAAAGAACGTTTGTAGAAGTTAAACATTGAAAGAAGATGATCAAATTTTTCCTTCTATGAGACTGAAACAGAACTACATATATACAttatgagaaacaaaatttcaggTCCTAAATGTAAACCatatttatatacaaactgTCATAAATGTatcaaaataaataatgaaataaatatctATTTTCACAAAATGTTTCGACGTTTTAACTTTATTTAGTAAGCTAAGTAGGTTGTAATAATATCCTGTTCGTTTTCCCAAGTTGTGTATTACTTATACaagcatttataaaatttaattcgttatATGTACGATTACAAGTGTCACTTCGAAAGTACAGGTTACATTTAACGTAGTGTTTACTGTACTGAACTCATTGCACAAcaatttctaatattattttagataaAACAATTATAACGAAAAGTGGTGAATTAGCAAAATATATAtcttttcgataaaataatatCGTTTGAAATTAGTCCGATGTTACCTTCGAGAGTCTCtttacaacaattcctcaacaaacttgagcgtttctccgccaggtgttttcacaccttgaGTGTAGTTTACccattctctagtagatggcaacccacttcattgacgtgtgacatatgtgtgtcactgagcgttcggaatatacatgcatatatacaaactattttttcgatatgtagagaaatattcatttattttatcgcacggttagttcgattgtctttgttcgatctaacaaatatttccagaaagtaatgactttcaagccattatttatactagaacattgttaataattgtttaatctacggtcccacaacgattgttaataaatatgataaataaacatcatgaaattgcgaaatcttcgaggacgaatggtttcggtgaatgtttgttcatttcagcgattgttattaacatttacgcatgttccctatattgatcgaacaatgtgcatcttatttatgcattaaaaatgattgattcgcacctagcaattgattttgatcgaacgtcaatgtaaagagatgtttgttaaagttttaaaacatggaaagtaataattgtctatgagatatatcaatttaacatttgattaatacatgaagaaacgaaatttttggtaaaataagtgaataaaaaataattattataaataaataattagatttatttccgattctgtgtaaatcattatataaagtaaatagtataaataaaattcttctggaggctaaagagattaaaaaatatattaaatatgtatttagagtattagtgtataatttaactatagctcaaatgatttataatagaaactataactattataatcatttaatcgaaacggagaaacggagaaacggagaaacgaagaaacgaagcaagaaacggagaaacgaagaaagaaacggagaaacgaacaaagaaacggagaagcgatgaaagaaacggagaaacgaagaaagaaacgaagaaacgaagaaagaaacggagaaaggaacaaagaaacgaagaaacggagaaacgaacaaagaaacggagaaacgaacaaagaaacggagaaacgaacaaagaaactgagaagcgaacaaagaaacggagaaacgaacaaagaaacggagaaacgatgaaagaaactgagaaacgaagaaagaaacaaagaaacgaagaaagaaacggagaaacgaacaaagaaacggagaaacgaacaaagaaacggagaagcgatgaaagaaacagagaaacgaagaaagaaacgaagaaacgaagaaagaaacggagaaaggaacaaagaaacgaagaaacggagaaacgaacaaagaaacggagaaacgaacaaagaaacggagaaacgaacaaagaaacggagaaacgaacaaagaaactgagaaacgaacaaagaaacggagaaacgaacaaagaaacggagaaacgatgaaagaaacggagaaacgaagaaagaaacgaagaaacgaagaaagaaacggagaaacgaagaaagaaacggagaaacgaacaaagaaacggagaaacggagaaataaatgcagaaacgaagaaataaacggagaatcgaagaaagaaacggaggaacgaagaaagaaacggagaaacgaagaaagaaacggagaatcggagaaataaatggagaaacgaacaaaaacggtgaaacggagaatcggagaaataaatggagaaacgaacaaaaaacggtgaaaaggagaaacggagaaacggagaaacggagaaacggagaaacggagaaacggagaaacggagaaacggagaaacggagaaacggagaaacggagaaacggagaaacggagaaacggagaaacggagaaacggagaaacggagaaacggagaaacggagaaacggagaaacggagaaacggagaaacggagaaacggagaaacggagaaacggagaaacggagaaacggagaaacggagaaacggagaaacggagaaacggagaaacggagaaacggagaaacggagaaacggagaaacggagaaacggagaaacggagaaacggagaaacggagaaacggagaaacggagaaacggagaaacggagaaacggagaaacggagaaacggagaaacggagaaacggagaaacggagaaacggagaaacggagaaacggagaaacggagaaacggagaaacggagaaacggagaaacggagaaacggagaaacggagaaacggagaaacggagaaacggagaaacggagaaacggagaaacggagaaacggagaaacggagaaacggagaaacggagaaacggagaaacggagaaacggagaaacggagaaacggagaaacggagaaacggagaaacggagaaacggagaaacggagaaacggagaaacggagaaacggagaaacggagaaacggagaaacggagaaacggagaaacggagaaacggagaaacggagaaacggagaaacggagaaacggagaaacggagaaacggagaaacggagaaacggagaaacggagaaacggagaaacggagaaacggagaaacggagaaacggagaaacggagaaacggagaaacggagaaacggagaaacggagaaacggagaaacggagaaacggagaaacggagaaacggagaaacggagaaacggagaaacggagaaacggagaaacggagaaacggagaaacggagaaacggagaaacggagaaacggagaaacggagaaacggagaaacggagaaacggagaaacggagaaacggagaaacggagaaacggagaaacggagaaacggagaaacggagaaacggagaaacggagaaacggagaaacggagaaacggagaaacggagaaacggagaaacggagaaacggagaaacggagaaacggagaaacggagaaacggagaaacggagaaacggagaaacggagaaacggagaaacggagaaacggagaaacggagaaacggagaaacggagaaacggagaaacggagaaacggagaaacggagaaacggagaaacggagaaacggagaaacggagaaacggagaaacggagaaacggagaaacggagaaacggagaaacggagaaacggagaaacggagaaacggagaaacggagaaacggagaaacggagaaacggagaaacggagaaacggagaaagaaacggagaaacggagaaataaatagagaaacgaagaacgagacggagaaacgaaaaaagaaacggagaaacgaacaaagaaacggagaaacgaacaaaaaaacggagaaacggagaaataaatggagaaacgaagaaacaaacagagaaacgaagaaagaaacgaagaaacgaagaaagaaacggagaaacggagaaataaatggagaaacgaagaaataaacctagaaacggagaaagaaacggagaaacgaacaaagaaacggagaaacgaaaaaagaaacggagaaacgaacaaagaaacggagaaacggagaaaccgagaaacagagaaacggggaaaccgaaaaacggagaaacggagaaacgtagaaaccgagaaacagagaaacggagaaaccgagaaacggagaaacggagaaacggagaaacgtttctccgtttctttgttcgtttctccgtttctttgttcgtttctccgtttctttctccgtttctcggtttatttcttcgtttctccgtttatttctccgattctccgtttctttcgtcgtttcttcgtttctttcttcgttactccgtttctttcttcgtttctccgtttctttcttcgtttctccgtttctttgttcgtttctccgattctttcttcgtttcttcgtttctctcttcgttactccgtttctttgttcgtttctccgtttttttgtttcttcgtttctttcatcgttactccgtttccttcttcgtttctccgtttctccgtttctttcttcgtttctccgtttctttcttcgtttctccgtttctttgttcgtttctccgtttctttgttcgtttctccgtttctttgttcgtttctccgtttctttcatcgtttctccgtttatttcttcgtttctccatttatttcttcgtttctccgtttctttcttcgtttctccgtttccttcttcgttactccatttctttcttcgtttctccgtttcaccgtttctctgtttctccgtttctccgtttctcggtttctccgtttctcggtttccccgtttcccggtttctccgtttctccgtttctcggtttctccgtttctcggtttctccgtttcccggtttctccgtttctccgtttctccgtttctccgtttctcggtttctccgtttctccgtttctccgtttctccgtttctccgtttctccgtttctccgtttctccgtttctccgtttctcggtttctccgtttctccgtttctccgttcctccgtttctcggtttctcagtttctccgtttctccgtttctccgtttctccgtttccccgtttctcggtttctccgtttctccgtttctccgtttctccgtttctttcttcttttctccgtttctttcttcgtttctccgtttctttgttcgtttcgccgtttctttgttcgtttctccgtttctttgttcgtttcttcgtttctttctacgtttctttcttcgtttctacgtttctccatttatttctccgattctccgtttctttcttcgtttcttcgtttctttcttcgtttctccgtttctttcgtcgtttctccatttctttgtttgtttctccgtttctttcttcgtttctccgtttctttgttcgtttctccgtttctttctccgtttctcggtttatttcttcgtttctccatttatttctccgattctccgtttctttcgtcgtttcttcgtttctttcttcgttactccgtttctttcttcgtttctccgtttctttcttcgtttctccgtttctttgttcgtttctccgattctttcttcgtttctctcttcgttactccgtttctttgttcgtttctccgtttttttgtttgtttctccgtttctttcttcgtttctccgtttctttcttcgtttctccatttatttcttcgtttctccgtttctttcttcgtttctccgtttccttcttcgtttctccatttctttcttcgtttctccgtttcaccgtttctctgtttctccgtttctccgtttctcggtttctccgtttctcggtttctccgtttcccggtttctccgtttctccgtttctttcttcttttctccgtttctccgtttctttgttcgtttcgccgtttctttgttcgtttctccgtttcttcgtttctttctacgtttctttcttcgtttctccgtttctccatttatttctccgattctccgtttctttcttcgtttcttcgtttctttcttcgttactccgtttctttgttcgtttctccgtttctttcttcgtttcttcgtttctttcttcgttactccgtttctttcttcgtttctccgtttctttctttgtttctccgtttctttctacgtttctccgtttatttcttcgtttcttcatttatttctccgtttctccgtttctttcttcgtttctccatttctttcttcgtttctccgattctttgttcatttctccgtttctttctccgtttctccgtttcattcttcgtttctttcttcgtttctccatttatttctccgattctccgtttctttcttcgtttcttcgtttctttcttcgttactccgtttctttgttcgtttcttcgtttctttcttcgttactccgtttctttcttcgtttctccgtttctttcttcgtttctctgtttctttgttcgtttctccgtttctttctacgtttctttcttcgtttctccgttctccatttatttctccgattctccgcttctttcttcgtttcttcgtttctttcttcgttactccgtttctttcttcgtttctccgtttctttcttcgtttctccgtttctttctacgtttctttcttcgtttctccgtttctccagttatttctccgattctccgtttctttcttcgtttcttcgtttctttcttcgtttctccttttctttcttcgtttcgtcgtttctttcttcaattctccgtttatttcttcgtttctccatttatttctccgtttctccgtttctttgttcgtttctccgtttatttcttcgtttcttcatctatttctccgtttctccgtttctttcttcgtttctccatttctttcttcg
Proteins encoded in this region:
- the LOC143152684 gene encoding uncharacterized protein LOC143152684 isoform X1 — protein: MATAVPSRFAVLSIEDDDCKPKKTQKNVAPGKMNQKAKNDKPKQQQQPKKDDKKKQNKGKKKKTNNNNNNENQQWEQWKQKDTMAVEETFEQELHQAILLSKLAYEEQLVSAAKSEKEQEPNKKSRKKSKKATMSLEEFNNMGSNTVQNTVLPSDCGDVKSKELDAEFFERVEKETKEEITKGKEKDMLKARLKKIDDDITSAQLKVEVEKRDEIINQLRTQVDSLKEELTQVKERNKKLYQILSHGEMKDKASVLAEVAKLQEIRDELTSEVTSLHAQLEQERSKTRISTTDVKPFKQTNKKRPASENA
- the LOC143152684 gene encoding uncharacterized protein LOC143152684 isoform X2, with the protein product MGAVETKRYYVVTYLYVLCVITSNCDFLKAVEETFEQELHQAILLSKLAYEEQLVSAAKSEKEQEPNKKSRKKSKKATMSLEEFNNMGSNTVQNTVLPSDCGDVKSKELDAEFFERVEKETKEEITKGKEKDMLKARLKKIDDDITSAQLKVEVEKRDEIINQLRTQVDSLKEELTQVKERNKKLYQILSHGEMKDKASVLAEVAKLQEIRDELTSEVTSLHAQLEQERSKTRISTTDVKPFKQTNKKRPASENA